agtcgagaaggtcacaggtttgaaatgacagggtgaataaatcatgacagaattttcatttttgggcaaactattcataaataactgaataaaaggTCATTCATTCTTTCCAGGCTATAGAGCTCAAATGCATAGTTATTACATATCGATTTCGAAGACATTTCTACAGCtgcgcaaaataaaaatataaaagagtattaagaaaataaataaagggtaAATTTTCATTATAACACACACTTTACCTAATTAAATATGATCTAAAACCCTAGGCCATTATTTCGCTGCATCTCCATGTGGTTTTGGGGCATGGTCTTTCCGTGTTGCTCCATCAGGTGACGGCGTAGAGCAGACTTGTGGGCAAAGCTGACGTGGCAGTACGCACACACATACGGCCGCTCCCCACTGTGCACATTCATGTGGTCGCACAGTGTTGACTTCTGAGTGAAGGTCTTGTGGCACAGGGGGCAACAGTGGAGCTTGGAAACTCCACGGTGGACGATCATGTGGCGGTTGAGGATATTAAAGTGGCTGAAGTGCTTCCCGCAGCATGGACACATGTACAGCCGATGTGACACCAGGAAATGCATGGCTAAGTCCTGCATTGAGCAAAGCGCTAGTCCGCACTGCTCACACACCACTGGTCCCGTTACACAGGACGTGGATCCCACCACCGCCACGGACTCGTCAGCAGCTCCATGCTCATTTGTATGTGTTTCAACTCTCATTCCCTCTTCCCCGCTGGAAGATTCCACACTGAAGTGTGCAGGACCTCCATCAGAGCCGATCTCTTCTCCTTGTCCCTCTCCAGCTCCGTACTCAACTAAGACAGAACCATCTGTGAGATGCTGACTGGACTTGAAATCGGCCTGAAATCCCGCTCCAAAATTACCTATGGTCTCATCTGGCATTGGAAGGCGCTCCTGATAATCCTGATAGTTACCCAAGAGCTTGCGGTCTTTGAATATGTATCGCTTCCTGTGTTTAAAGCCTCTTCCTCTGCCTCCCCTGTGCTCTCCGTGCCGTCTTCTCCACACACGGCCTGCCCCTCTGAGGCCGTTGCCTTTGGCTTGTCCCTCCGTACTGGGCTCCTCTATACCTGCGTCCAGCGGTTCGTGGTCGTCTAACACAACAACAGCTTCTCTGTCTTCCTCTTCAGCACCAGAGGTCTTCTCGAGGTCTTGATGTTCATCGTTGATCTGCACCTGAATGATGTCACTCTCAGGCCCGTCCTCTCCCTCGAATTGTCCAGATGCATCTGATCCTCTTACCTGTtatgataaaaacataaattggTAAACTACAACTGAGCAAACTACTGTACAACAATAAGAGCTGATCTGATCCTCTGGGGTGTTCAAACTGGTAGAGATATACAAAAACATAGAAATCAGAAGTCGATTTGATGCATGACTGCTGGCAATGAGTCTTTACATAAAATGCTAATAATCTGCGGTGCAAAATGGAAACTACCCATTAGGGTTGGatgatatattgaatattcatgATTCGCAATGATTTTAATGGTCGTATTGTGAATATTGCAATGATTCTATTGAAGTGTTCTATTGAAAAGTTTCCAAAAGAACATTATACAAATTTTCAGATTCTTCATTGTCTCAAAACTTGAAAGTTTGCAATCGATATGAGCCATTTTAACAGCATCTCTTTTTAAATGTCAAAGCAAACACCAAGAGTTTGATGAGAATTCAGTGATCAAGAATTCAATGGTTACtcaaaaatgtttacagaaaacATTGCACTGCCTTTTTCTGGGATGTAATCGTGGATAACGTATCATATTCGAGAAACCATCAGCAAGTATGACTAATACAACCACCAATATATACATTTTGCGAACTCCATCAATAGGGCTACAATTGTGAATGGTCCTTCTCTATGTTCCTCCCAGATTAAGACGTTAAGATGTTTGATATAATCTATTATCATTGTCTCTTTGAGCATTATTAGCATCTGAAGCAAACCACCAAATGTTGGAGAGTTTGGCATCAGCAGCCTGCGGTGATGCGGTATAAGATCCCAAATAGAGCCCATTGAATGAGTACTTACACTGACAATCACCGGCATAGACGGATATTCTTCCGTCTTCACAGTCTGAATAGCCTTGTTTGAGGTTGAGACATTCACAACTGTGCTGCCACTCTGGGGCTGCATGTACTGGCTCAGGGCTCCTCTGCATTTCTCCACCACATGCTCCATCTGCAGGTAGCTGGCTGCAGTCAGGTAGTTCACGATCTCTTTGGCACTGAACTGCAGCATTCCTGTGTAACAGGACTGGAGGAGTTCACATACCACTGCTGAGCTGTGCAACATCGACACCTGGTGAATATAGAAAGCATTTGTTGACAGAAACAAAACAACcccataatgttaaaaaaataaaacgttctGCAAGTAATTTCCTGCTTGCAAATGTAAACAACAAAGGTGCATGAGCActaagaatgataactataatgttaACTATATCTGCGTCCACAGAGAAACAATCTGTACATTATTATGCCGTCTGCCACTTTatatgctcaagctctttaaagttggATGGAAATTAACTGgctgttaatgttttattgttaatcAGCTAGGAGAAAAATCTGAAAGTGATTGCAACAATACATTTctctgtgttgttatcattaCAGCTGTTGTGTGCACTTCCATATTCTCACAGAATGGTAGATTAATGGTAGATAAATCTGAAATTGATGACACAAAAATGTATGTGCCACAAAGACTGTAATTTCTTCAAGCTGTCCACATCAGATTTTACTTCACATAAAAAATGAGATGGAACAAAGCCAAACTGATCATACAGAAGATTTCACAAGAACCTGGCAACAAATGGCTTCACCTGTAGCTCTGATGAGGGGTTCATGAGAAACTGGTCCCTGAGAAACACAGAGCAAGCAGCCAGCACGACCTTATGACCCCTGAACATGCGCCTGCCCCCCGCCACGATGGTGACATCACAGAAGTGCTGCTGCGTCCGCAGGAAGTTCATGTTACTCAGTGCAGTGTCTCCATGCGCAGGCAAACGGAAACTCACCACATCCACATCCATGCCTTTACAACAGctgaaacaaaagacaaaagacaaaaaacaaaaacaaacaaaagtttacACACCCCTAGCTCTTATTGTAATGTGCTGCCTTCTTAAGCATCAATGACATCAATGTCTGCAGCTTTGGGCCTCAAAACCATTCAGTAACTGTTGGAAAGAGCTTGAAtgtgcagaagatgctggaaaaccaaacaaaatgcaAGACCTGGAAGATTTTTATGAAGAACAGTGGGCTCCAAACGCATCTAAAGCCACTatcacaataaaaacagctgtGGAACAGAAACAACACACAGTTTTAAGAATGATTAATTGCTTAGTTATAAATGTATagagttattattttgtcttgtggatatataacatcttttatgtaaaatacattgtTCAGGgcagcacaaaacaaacaacatcaacaacaacaaaaaagatccatctcttattatttttgttttaattctgaaatgtgtgtgtaaacgtatgactatatgttcatatttGGAATAAAGCAGCAGGACAATTATCCACTGAATGAATTATTTGTAGTCAGTGTTATTGTTTATATCAGTGTTGAGCTCAAGTAGCTGGCACTGTAGCATCTTTTGTTTCAGACTGACTGTTTAACACACTGCCCTCAGTACAATACAAGCACATCACTGATCTGATCTTGAGAGGTTTAGTGAGGAGAAATCAATAATCCTCAAAAATAGCGTAACTTATATCAGATTTATGATGTGTAGAGATCAATGCAGCTCATCACATCACGGCACGAGCGCAGACACCGAACTAAAACACTCGCGCTGATCTCGAGCACAGAAGTCTGCTGTCTTTATGTGTCTGATTTCGGTCATCACTAACATACGCTTTCTGTTGTGCTCCGTGTGTTTCAAAACAATTACAGCTAAGATCCGCAGAATGAAATCAAGTAAGAAAACTTACCAGGAAATATTGAATACGAAAGATGATTTTCAGAATAAAAGCCCCATCTGGATAACAATAAGCCAGCGGCTCTACACATGGGTTTCGGGACCCCCGGGGTCGGTGGAAGGGGGGTCGtgggaaatatttaattttgaacgAGTGTATCATAACACCTGCCTAATGTCCCCACCTACCGGCTACATGTTATGAAGTTTATTAAATGAAAGAGTCACTGGTTGACATGGCAACAGCAACGGCAGAGAATCGTTCTTCATATCACATCGAGGCAGAAccatgttttaaatttttccaaattgaAACGGATATATATTTTGAGTCtcttaaatttgtaaaaaaaaaaaaacggcagagAATCGATGTCAGTAATTGATATATACTCAAAACATttcaattgaaaatataaattccttttatttattttgaaataaaaaaaaatgaagtctgttttttattttttttattaaaaaataaagtctgtaagtctattttatatataattttttttaatttgaattactgtgatgtttgTATGATTGTTAATTGAACtctaataatacatatatatatatatatatatatatatatatatatatatatatatatatatatatatatatatatataaaaaatcacatCGAGGCAGAGGCGGAGCTACATCGGTGTGATAGAGACGCTCACATCCGCCCAGTAACTTTTAACGTAAGAGCATAACGGCCCCGATATACTCACAACGAAGTTCCTTTTCGTTCTTTTTGTGCCTCAAGCTAATTACACAGCTAGTTAACAcatatgtcaaaataaaatatcgATTTGAGATTGATTTTTAATATCGAAAGATAGTTAAATCTTTACTTTATGTTGTGCAAAGAAAAAACTTTGGCTTAGCAACAAGATGAACACTTAAATAATATTACTTCATCTTCTTGCTGAAGCATTCTGAGGTAAGTTTCTCAACTGATGTACTGATTGGAATCAGGTATACCTGGAGGTGAGGACAGTGAAGTCTCTTAACTTGGACGATTTAGTTGAAATGTTATACTTATCAGAATAACTGAATTGACTGTGAATGTTAGAATTATATTGAATAGGTCCTAAATGAAAGCATTCGCCAGAAGGTGGCTGTTAGGATCAATGATGAATACTACCGACTAGTGTTAGATACTGTAGCTTATATAAAAAGGCAAAGGGAGAAATAAACATTAGCTTTACGGGAATCTTACTTTATGCACCTACATTTATGTGTAAAGTAAAAGGGATAGATTATAGTTTGATTGTGTATAATAGATTTGACCCTCTTTTGAGGCAGGGCTCCAGCCCATTTAAAATGCTCGACACACCCCTGCATTGGTCAGATAAAAGTAGAGGCATGCCcttttaaaacagtaacattattattgttttttattttccccaTGTGATGTTATACACATTCTTACAGTTAAGAGAATGAGTGTACAGAAGAATatcaaagcacaaaacaaaagaacTAGATAAAAATTATTGTCAAGATCCAGTCATTTCTGAGgacattttttttggggggggggggggggggggggctaccTGACCACTGTGTCGCTCGTATTGTTTGACcaaatgcttttttgtgtgttttcagttgcCATGTGCTGGCAATGTAATATTAATCCACAGCAAGAAAATTACAGTTGGGACAAAATCTTTTTAATACGGCTTTGTTGAATTAGCAACATACAGACACAACATAAAGTTGCACCACAACAAAAATGACACTTGTTTTCTTACTTTCCTAATCACGCCACAGTACTAATTCATgaacatattttgttttgtttatattaacatGTTTATCACTCTTACAAGCCATAGATATGCTAGACCTCCGCCTGGCATCCATTATTGTCTTATCACttgtagtaaaaatatttttaacctgTAAAGAAACACAGAAAACGGTAGTATTTGTGCTTTTATGTGTCAGTTccaccaaaaatggaaattctgtcatctttacaaatgaagatattctgaagaacgtTGAGTTCTACGAACAGGAAGGAATGGTTACAGTTAGATTTCCACTTGAGCCAAACCGTGGCCGAACTGTCCAAGCACACTATTTGAGTGAAGTAAAAGGAAATCTGTTCATCTTCCATGACATGGTCGCTATCTGTCTCATACTGCATGTAATCACTTGCAGTACCAAGGCAATGACTGACACATTTGTATTACCAGCTCTGTTGTCAGCcccacagtggaaaatgaaaccaGATCCATACTGGCTGGGCCAGATCAGCATGGAATGGAATGGTTAAGAAACAAGAATGGTTCGGCCCCACAGTGGAAAAGCGCTTATCACCTATTCAGacaaaatttcttattttgtgtttctcagaaaaaagtcagaggtttgaaatgacatgagggtgagtaaataataggttcattattgggtgaactgttGCTATGAGTGAGTATAAATTCATTCAGTCTCTCCAGGCTCAAATGCTTTGGCAGTGTTCGGCTTGCACATTGACAATTCAGAATCATTTTGAAGCAACGATACAGTTATTACATACTGATTACCAAGATATACATTTTCACCTAATGTACACTTATAAATTGTGCACAATGAGCCAAGAAATGTGTATTAAAgatgccatagaatgcaaaaatcacttttataaggtgtttgaacaattgtgtggccgcagtgtgtgaaaacaaccaacctataatggtaaaaagccacccactcattgttttataatcccaataaatcataaacagtctctccacacgagCAGTTCCAGGTTTCTCACTACTATGAGAGTcatgctctctgccctattagcatatacacagccctgggGGAGAAACAgcggtccgccattactgttttcttgctgtagctgctggagacacaatgtcagcgccaaagagccattaaaagtgttttgtgttgtgaTGCACCAGCGAACACAGGAGTCTCCACAGACtgctgaggacacggtggttaaatttcatttttgaaggaaatgtcccagaaaaaaaatggaaaagtcctatatgtttgtgctaacattttacaccagactgcctcacaaacgagggtcagttcagcactggagttgtgcaaagactgcttctgaaagagggatcgataccaatgcTTCATGCACAAATGTctagactccagacaaagtaagcatcacaccTCATATTTTGTtatccaaaagagcttcttggctctctgtaaggctaatgttgctaaagctacagttgtctctgcctgttttcactaatgctgttTTTacatgctaccagaatgatcgtgaataggaatgtggtagttaaaaattgcgtttggaagcaatgtgaggatcagtaccacagtcaccaccagttaaaccgtaacatcGGTGGTCTGCccgcgagcatgagctcttgaagctccgcattcttctgaaaagggaggtgggagcatcagctcattttcatttaaaggggacaaaaacaaaaacagcgtgttttggctcataccctaagagtggcaatttcaacaagctataaaaaaattatctgtggggtattttgagataaaacttcatatacaaactctggggacatcagagaacaatttaaaatattgtatcagtGCATTCTATGCCAcctttaagaaagtaaatagggttaATTCTGATTTCATTAACACAGTAACAATTTAAATCTGATCTAAACCCCTTCTCCAGCACCACCCTCATTGTTTCGCTGCATTTCCAGATAGTTTTGGGCCGTTGTCCTTCCATGTTGCTCTTTCAGGTGCCGGCGTAGAGCAGGCTTATGGGCAAAGCTGACGTGGCAGTACGCGCACACATGCGGCCGCTCCCCACTGTGCAGGTTCATGTGGTCGCACAGTGTTGACTTCTGAGTGAAGGTCTTGTGGCACAGGGGGCAACAGTGGAGCTTGGAAACTCCACGGTGGACGATCATGTGGCGGTTGAGGTTACTAGAATGGCTGAAGTGCTTCCCGCAGCATGGACACACGTACAGCCGGTGAGTTGACAGGGAATGCATGGCTAAGTCCTGCGTTGAGGAAAATGCTAGTCCGCACTGCTCACACACCACTGGTCCCGTTACACAGGACGTGGATCCCACCACCGCCACAGACTCGTCAGCAGCTCCATGCTCATTTGTATGTGTCCCAACTCTCATTCCCTCTTCCCCGCTGGAAGCTTCCACACCAAAGTGTGCAGGACCTCCATCAGAGCCGATCTCTTCTCCAGGCCTATACTCAATGCGGATGGTACCATCTGCGAGATGCTGATTGGACATGTAATCAGCTCCAAAGTCCGCTCCAAAATTACCCATGATCTCATCAGGAGTCGGAAACCGCCAAGCCTCCTGATAGTTACCCAAGAGCTTGCGGTCCTTGAAAGTGTACCGCTTCCTGTGTTTAAAGCCTCTTCCTCTGCCTCCCCTGTGCTCTCCGTGCCGTCTTCTCCACACGCGGCCTCCCCCTCTGAGGTCGTTGCCTTTGGCTTGCCCCTCCATAT
The Cyprinus carpio isolate SPL01 chromosome A19, ASM1834038v1, whole genome shotgun sequence genome window above contains:
- the LOC109057392 gene encoding zinc finger and BTB domain-containing protein 6-like; the encoded protein is MDVDVVSFRLPAHGDTALSNMNFLRTQQHFCDVTIVAGGRRMFRGHKVVLAACSVFLRDQFLMNPSSELQVSMLHSSAVVCELLQSCYTGMLQFSAKEIVNYLTAASYLQMEHVVEKCRGALSQYMQPQSGSTVVNVSTSNKAIQTVKTEEYPSMPVIVSVRGSDASGQFEGEDGPESDIIQVQINDEHQDLEKTSGAEEEDREAVVVLDDHEPLDAGIEEPSTEGQAKGNGLRGAGRVWRRRHGEHRGGRGRGFKHRKRYIFKDRKLLGNYQDYQERLPMPDETIGNFGAGFQADFKSSQHLTDGSVLVEYGAGEGQGEEIGSDGGPAHFSVESSSGEEGMRVETHTNEHGAADESVAVVGSTSCVTGPVVCEQCGLALCSMQDLAMHFLVSHRLYMCPCCGKHFSHFNILNRHMIVHRGVSKLHCCPLCHKTFTQKSTLCDHMNVHSGERPYVCAYCHVSFAHKSALRRHLMEQHGKTMPQNHMEMQRNNGLGF
- the zbtb12.2 gene encoding zinc finger and BTB domain-containing protein 12.2 isoform X2, which translates into the protein MDVDVVSFRLPAHGDTALSNMNFLRTQQHFCDVTIVAGGRRMFRGHKVVLAACSAFLRDQFLLNPSSELQVSMLHSSAVVCELLQSCYTGMLQFSAKEIVNYLTAASYLQMEHVVEKCRGALSQYMQPRSRSPITVKSEDPQSMPVIVSGSTHSLGSISSPSDTASLHPHSSGKELQAADAELSNITHKDDSDLTIHRVRGSDASGHFEGEDGPESGIYQVQINDEHQDPEKTSGAEEEDREAVVMLNDHEPLDAGIEEPNMEGQAKGNDLRGGGRVWRRRHGEHRGGRGRGFKHRKRYTFKDRKLLGNYQEAWRFPTPDEIMGNFGADFGADYMSNQHLADGTIRIEYRPGEEIGSDGGPAHFGVEASSGEEGMRVGTHTNEHGAADESVAVVGSTSCVTGPVVCEQCGLAFSSTQDLAMHSLSTHRLYVCPCCGKHFSHSSNLNRHMIVHRGVSKLHCCPLCHKTFTQKSTLCDHMNLHSGERPHVCAYCHVSFAHKPALRRHLKEQHGRTTAQNYLEMQRNNEGGAGEGV
- the zbtb12.2 gene encoding zinc finger and BTB domain-containing protein 12.2 isoform X3, whose product is MDVDVVSFRLPAHGDTALSNMNFLRTQQHFCDVTIVAGGRRMFRGHKVVLAACSAFLRDQFLLNPSSELQQVSMLHSSAVVCELLQSCYTGMLQFSAKEIVNYLTAASYLQMEHVVEKCRGALSQYMQPRSRSPIVRGSDASGHFEGEDGPESGIYQVQINDEHQDPEKTSGAEEEDREAVVMLNDHEPLDAGIEEPNMEGQAKGNDLRGGGRVWRRRHGEHRGGRGRGFKHRKRYTFKDRKLLGNYQEAWRFPTPDEIMGNFGADFGADYMSNQHLADGTIRIEYRPGEEIGSDGGPAHFGVEASSGEEGMRVGTHTNEHGAADESVAVVGSTSCVTGPVVCEQCGLAFSSTQDLAMHSLSTHRLYVCPCCGKHFSHSSNLNRHMIVHRGVSKLHCCPLCHKTFTQKSTLCDHMNLHSGERPHVCAYCHVSFAHKPALRRHLKEQHGRTTAQNYLEMQRNNEGGAGEGV
- the zbtb12.2 gene encoding zinc finger and BTB domain-containing protein 12.2 isoform X1, yielding MDVDVVSFRLPAHGDTALSNMNFLRTQQHFCDVTIVAGGRRMFRGHKVVLAACSAFLRDQFLLNPSSELQQVSMLHSSAVVCELLQSCYTGMLQFSAKEIVNYLTAASYLQMEHVVEKCRGALSQYMQPRSRSPITVKSEDPQSMPVIVSGSTHSLGSISSPSDTASLHPHSSGKELQAADAELSNITHKDDSDLTIHRVRGSDASGHFEGEDGPESGIYQVQINDEHQDPEKTSGAEEEDREAVVMLNDHEPLDAGIEEPNMEGQAKGNDLRGGGRVWRRRHGEHRGGRGRGFKHRKRYTFKDRKLLGNYQEAWRFPTPDEIMGNFGADFGADYMSNQHLADGTIRIEYRPGEEIGSDGGPAHFGVEASSGEEGMRVGTHTNEHGAADESVAVVGSTSCVTGPVVCEQCGLAFSSTQDLAMHSLSTHRLYVCPCCGKHFSHSSNLNRHMIVHRGVSKLHCCPLCHKTFTQKSTLCDHMNLHSGERPHVCAYCHVSFAHKPALRRHLKEQHGRTTAQNYLEMQRNNEGGAGEGV